A DNA window from Ipomoea triloba cultivar NCNSP0323 chromosome 10, ASM357664v1 contains the following coding sequences:
- the LOC116033309 gene encoding uncharacterized protein LOC116033309 — translation MATTTPQSPGQEQVQPLAPAVSGHSHRADDVENGGARAPPDSKAGKKRKCIKCCACCSVVTLIIILVILILAFTVFRVKDPTVRMDSIQIEGLSSLTTRNLNPNVNLTLFAGVSVKNPNAASFRFDEATMSLLYDGRVVGEAQVPPGNARARRTLKINATVIVMVQNLMGVPRLGSDLIAGELPVGITTRIHGRAKVLGIIKKSATVRLNCTMSFDLSSQGIENLDCDRKVSL, via the coding sequence ATGGCTACAACCACTCCACAATCGCCAGGGCAAGAGCAAGTCCAGCCACTCGCCCCGGCCGTTTCCGGGCACAGCCACCGCGCGGACGACGTCGAAAACGGCGGCGCCCGGGCGCCGCCGGACAGCAAGGCCGGAAAGAAACGCAAGTGCATCAAGTGTTGCGCGTGTTGCAGCGTGGTGACTCTGATTATAATTCTGGTGATTCTGATATTAGCGTTCACGGTTTTCCGCGTAAAGGATCCTACGGTGAGGATGGACTCGATCCAGATCGAGGGTCTAAGCTCTCTCACGACGAGGAACCTCAACCCCAACGTGAACCTCACGCTCTTCGCCGGCGTGTCGGTGAAAAACCCGAACGCCGCGTCGTTCAGGTTTGATGAGGCCACGATGAGTTTGTTGTACGATGGGAGAGTGGTGGGTGAAGCGCAGGTTCCGCCGGGGAACGCGCGGGCGAGGCGGACGTTGAAGATAAACGCGACGGTTATCGTTATGGTGCAGAATTTAATGGGCGTGCCGCGGCTGGGCAGTGATTTGATCGCCGGGGAACTGCCGGTGGGTATCACTACTAGGATTCATGGGAGAGCGAAGGTTTTGGGGATCATAAAGAAGAGCGCTACGGTGAGATTGAACTGTACGATGTCGTTCGACCTGTCCAGCCAGGGAATTGAGAATCTTGATTGCGATAGAAAGGTGTCTCTGTAG